One genomic segment of Scophthalmus maximus strain ysfricsl-2021 chromosome 3, ASM2237912v1, whole genome shotgun sequence includes these proteins:
- the LOC118316268 gene encoding ER membrane protein complex subunit 3 produces the protein MAGPELLLDSSIRLWVVLPIVFITFFVGIIRHYVTQLLQSDKKVDLEQVSDSQVLLRSRILRENGKYIPRQSFAMRKHYFNDAETGFFKTVKRKVVPKNPMTDTSMLTDMMKGNLTNVLPMIVIGGWINWAFSGFVITKVPFPLTLRFKPMLQRGIDLLSLDASWVSSASWYFLNVFGLRSMYSLILGQDNAADQSRVMQEQMTGAAMAMPPDPNKAFKSEWEALEIVEHKWALENVEEELISRDLNFGNLFSQDAKSAMF, from the exons ATGGCCGGTCCAGAGCTCTTATTGGACTCGAGTATTCGACTGTGGGTCGTTCTGCCCATCGTCTTCATCACCTTCTTTGTCGGGATCATCCGTCACTACGTCACCCAGCTGCTCCAAAGCGACAAAAAGGTCGACCTGGAGCAGGTCTCTGACAG TCAGGTGCTCCTGCGCAGCCGCATCCTCAGAGAGAATGGAAAGTACATTCCCCGACAG TCTTTCGCCATGAGGAAACATTACTTCAACGACGCAGAGACCGGCTTCTTCAAGACGGTCAAGAGGAAGGTCGTCCCTAAGAACCCcatgacag ACACCAGCATGTTGACGGACATGATGAAAGGAAACCTGACCAACGTCCTGCCCATGATTGTGATCGGTGGATGGATAAACTGGGCTTTCTCTGGGTTCGTCATAA cCAAGGTGCCGTTTCCTCTGACCCTGAGGTTCAAGCCGATGTTACAGAGAGGGATCGACCTGCTGTCGCTGGACGCTTCCTG GGTGAGTTCGGCCTCCTGGTACTTCCTGAATGTGTTTGGACTGAGGAGCATGTACAGCCTCATACTGGGACAAGACAACG CTGCTGACCAATCGCGGGTCATGCAGGAGCAGATGACGGGTGCTGCCATGGCGATGCCCCCCGACCCCAACAAGGCTTTCAAG AGCGAGTGGGAGGCGCTGGAGATCGTGGAACACAAGTGGGCGCTGGAGaacgtggaggaggagctgatttCCCGAGATCTGAACTTTGGAAACCTCTTCAGCCAGGACGCCAAGTCCGCCATGTTCTAG